In the Streptomyces formicae genome, one interval contains:
- a CDS encoding carboxymuconolactone decarboxylase family protein, with protein MEARLNLFTNPVAGKLIKHLNAAGKAIGESPLPAATQELVKIRASQINGCGFCTDMHTKDAAHAGETSVRLNLIAAWREATVFTDAERAALELTEQGTRVADAAGGVTDEAWANAAKHYDEDQLAALVSMIALINAYNRVNVMIQMPAGDYQPGQFG; from the coding sequence ATGGAAGCTCGGCTGAACCTCTTCACCAACCCCGTCGCCGGCAAGCTCATCAAGCACCTGAATGCCGCGGGCAAGGCGATCGGCGAATCGCCGCTGCCCGCCGCCACGCAGGAGCTGGTGAAGATCCGCGCCAGCCAGATCAACGGCTGCGGCTTCTGCACCGACATGCACACCAAGGACGCCGCGCACGCGGGCGAGACCTCGGTGCGCCTCAACCTGATCGCCGCCTGGCGCGAGGCCACCGTGTTCACCGACGCCGAGCGCGCCGCCCTCGAACTCACCGAGCAGGGCACCCGCGTCGCGGACGCGGCCGGTGGGGTCACCGACGAGGCGTGGGCGAACGCGGCCAAGCACTACGACGAGGACCAGCTCGCCGCCCTGGTGTCGATGATCGCCCTCATCAACGCCTACAACCGCGTCAACGTGATGATCCAGATGCCCGCGGGCGACTACCAGCCCGGTCAGTTCGGCTGA
- a CDS encoding SMI1/KNR4 family protein — translation MTTGRLGQQSAPPNAAYAGQVVHFPDPVRAARHPRGVRVDEHGYPDFSFYARAAAEIAEPPEGFGVDELRLTDYVSANAALAASGHDLWDTIPAVATPHGWTWHHVPNSRRLELVPVEVKALLRHHGGLATTSVDQDKRGTRPLQETRPAHFGLPKAAVAVTEQQIQGVEEDLGYRLPGAYRSFLKAAGGCAPVGTALDADLGLLLDQPFFTVRDEAAVNDLVYVNKCLRDHLTKDYLGVGFVQGGLLAVQVRGDRVGSVWFCAYDDARDQDAWPPPERVRRLLLPCGDDFDQFLSRLAGNPPELETVANLMVDGGFAQAVPVGE, via the coding sequence ATGACGACAGGTCGGCTGGGGCAGCAGTCCGCGCCGCCGAACGCGGCCTACGCCGGGCAGGTCGTGCACTTCCCGGACCCGGTCCGGGCCGCACGCCATCCCAGAGGGGTGCGGGTGGACGAGCACGGTTACCCGGACTTCTCGTTCTACGCGCGGGCCGCGGCCGAGATCGCCGAGCCCCCGGAGGGCTTCGGCGTCGACGAGCTGCGCCTGACGGACTACGTGTCGGCGAACGCGGCGCTCGCGGCCTCGGGGCACGACCTGTGGGACACGATCCCCGCGGTGGCGACCCCGCACGGCTGGACCTGGCACCACGTGCCGAACAGCCGCCGCCTCGAACTGGTCCCCGTCGAGGTGAAGGCGCTCCTGCGCCACCACGGCGGGCTCGCGACGACCTCCGTCGACCAGGACAAGAGGGGCACGCGCCCGCTCCAGGAGACGCGCCCCGCGCACTTCGGCCTGCCCAAGGCGGCGGTCGCGGTGACCGAGCAGCAGATCCAGGGCGTCGAGGAGGACCTCGGCTACCGGCTGCCCGGCGCCTACCGGTCCTTCCTGAAGGCGGCGGGCGGCTGCGCGCCGGTCGGCACCGCGCTCGACGCGGACCTCGGGCTCCTGCTCGACCAGCCGTTCTTCACGGTCAGGGACGAGGCCGCGGTCAACGACCTGGTCTACGTCAACAAGTGTCTGCGCGACCACCTCACCAAGGACTACCTGGGCGTGGGCTTCGTGCAGGGCGGGCTGCTCGCCGTGCAGGTCAGGGGCGACCGGGTCGGTTCCGTCTGGTTCTGCGCGTACGACGACGCCCGTGACCAGGACGCGTGGCCGCCGCCGGAGCGGGTGCGGCGGCTGCTGCTGCCCTGCGGCGACGACTTCGACCAGTTCCTGTCCCGGCTCGCGGGCAACCCGCCGGAGCTGGAGACCGTGGCGAACCTGATGGTGGACGGCGGCTTCGCGCAGGCCGTCCCGGTGGGGGAGTGA
- a CDS encoding LCP family protein: protein MVEKGKRRWPKRLVLGLVALVVLVAAYGVGLYFWAGARLRTTDAFAAYEGRPDRGAGTDWLLIGSDSRSSLTPEQRKKLHVGNDQGLNTDTIMVLHHGDSGPYLVSIPRDSYVAIPGHGKGKINSAYAIGGAPLLTRTVEQATGLRLDHYGEVNFLGFVDVVDALGGVRICVPEGGLRDEKSGADFGAGCQRMDGVQALQYVRARYSDPEGDLGRVKRQRQLVSAVAEKAVSVPVLLPPWKLIPFLSASLDALTVDTDTGVGALARMGLAMEGLSGGSGATTTVPVASEPEIAGVGDVVVWDPVKADRLFDALRNDTPIPTSGAN from the coding sequence ATGGTGGAGAAGGGGAAGCGGCGGTGGCCCAAGCGGCTTGTGCTGGGGCTGGTCGCGTTGGTCGTGCTGGTTGCCGCGTACGGGGTCGGGCTCTATTTCTGGGCCGGGGCGCGGCTGCGGACCACCGACGCCTTCGCGGCGTACGAGGGGCGTCCGGACCGGGGCGCGGGCACCGACTGGCTGCTCATCGGGTCCGACAGCCGCTCCTCGCTCACCCCCGAACAGCGCAAGAAGCTCCACGTCGGCAACGACCAGGGGCTCAACACCGACACGATCATGGTCCTGCACCACGGCGACAGCGGGCCGTACCTCGTGTCGATCCCGCGTGACTCGTACGTCGCCATCCCCGGGCACGGCAAGGGGAAGATCAACTCCGCGTACGCGATCGGCGGCGCCCCGCTGCTCACCCGCACCGTCGAACAGGCCACAGGGCTCCGCCTCGACCACTACGGCGAGGTGAACTTCCTCGGCTTCGTGGACGTGGTGGACGCGTTGGGCGGTGTCCGCATCTGCGTACCCGAAGGGGGTCTGCGCGACGAGAAGTCGGGGGCGGACTTCGGTGCGGGGTGTCAGCGCATGGACGGGGTCCAGGCGCTCCAGTACGTACGGGCCAGGTACTCCGACCCCGAGGGGGACCTCGGCCGGGTGAAGCGCCAGCGGCAGTTGGTGAGCGCGGTCGCCGAGAAGGCCGTGAGCGTGCCGGTGCTGCTGCCGCCGTGGAAGCTGATTCCCTTCCTGAGCGCCTCGCTCGACGCGCTCACCGTCGACACGGACACCGGGGTGGGGGCACTGGCCAGGATGGGCCTCGCGATGGAGGGGCTCTCGGGCGGTTCGGGGGCCACCACGACCGTGCCCGTGGCGAGCGAGCCGGAGATCGCCGGGGTCGGCGATGTCGTCGTGTGGGACCCGGTCAAGGCCGACCGGCTCTTCGATGCGCTCAGGAATGACACCCCGATTCCGACTTCCGGCGCCAATTGA
- the glmU gene encoding bifunctional UDP-N-acetylglucosamine diphosphorylase/glucosamine-1-phosphate N-acetyltransferase GlmU — MSANCPAAVVVLAAGEGTRMKSDLPKVLHEICGRSLIGHVLEAADALSPEQLVTVVGFQSDQVKEHLGAIAPRVRTAYQREQNGTGHAVRIGLDELGGSVDGTVIVVCGDTPLLTGATLRQLAATHDGDGNAVTVLTAKVPDATGYGRIVRDGANGAVTAIVEHKDATEAQRAIREINSGVFAFDGQLLADALGKVRKDNSQGEEYLTDVLGILREAGHRVGAAVTEDHEEIAGINNRVQLAEARRTLNDRLLTEAMLAGVTVVDPASTWFDATVSYERDAIVHPGTQLQGATHLGKGAEVGPNTRLNDTTVGAGARVDNTVANGAEIGERASVGPFAYLRPGTRLGVKAKAGTYVEMKNATLGDGSKVPHLSYVGDATIGEHSNIGAASVFVNYDGEAKHHTTVGSHVRTGSDNMFVAPVTVGDGAYTAAGSVITKDVPAGSLAVARGQQRNIEGWVARKRPGSAAAKAAEAASREPAGES; from the coding sequence GTGAGCGCCAACTGCCCGGCAGCCGTCGTCGTCCTCGCAGCGGGTGAGGGCACCCGTATGAAGTCGGACCTTCCCAAGGTCCTGCACGAGATCTGTGGCCGTTCCCTCATCGGGCACGTGCTCGAGGCCGCGGACGCACTCTCGCCCGAGCAGCTCGTCACCGTCGTCGGCTTCCAGAGCGACCAGGTCAAGGAGCACCTCGGCGCCATCGCGCCGCGGGTCCGCACCGCCTACCAGCGCGAGCAGAACGGCACCGGGCACGCCGTCCGCATCGGCCTCGACGAGCTCGGCGGTTCGGTCGACGGCACCGTCATCGTGGTCTGCGGCGACACCCCCCTGCTCACCGGCGCGACGCTGCGCCAGCTCGCCGCGACGCACGACGGCGACGGCAACGCCGTGACCGTGCTCACCGCCAAGGTGCCGGACGCGACCGGCTACGGCCGCATCGTGCGCGACGGAGCGAACGGCGCGGTCACCGCGATCGTCGAGCACAAGGACGCCACCGAGGCCCAGCGCGCGATCCGTGAGATCAACTCCGGTGTCTTCGCCTTCGACGGGCAGCTCCTCGCCGACGCGCTCGGCAAGGTGCGCAAGGACAACAGCCAGGGCGAGGAGTACCTGACCGACGTCCTCGGCATCCTGCGCGAGGCGGGGCACCGCGTCGGCGCCGCCGTCACCGAGGACCACGAGGAGATCGCGGGCATCAACAACCGCGTCCAACTGGCCGAGGCCCGCCGGACGTTGAACGACCGCCTGCTGACCGAGGCGATGCTCGCCGGAGTCACCGTCGTCGACCCCGCGTCCACCTGGTTCGACGCCACCGTCAGCTACGAGCGCGACGCGATCGTCCACCCCGGCACCCAGCTCCAGGGCGCCACGCACCTGGGCAAGGGCGCCGAGGTCGGCCCCAACACCCGCCTGAACGACACCACGGTGGGCGCGGGGGCCCGGGTCGACAACACCGTCGCGAACGGCGCGGAGATCGGGGAGCGGGCGAGCGTCGGCCCGTTCGCGTATCTGCGTCCGGGTACCCGGCTTGGAGTGAAGGCCAAGGCGGGTACGTATGTGGAGATGAAGAACGCGACGCTGGGCGACGGCTCCAAGGTGCCGCACCTGTCGTACGTGGGCGACGCGACGATCGGCGAGCACTCCAACATCGGTGCCGCGAGCGTCTTCGTGAACTACGACGGCGAGGCGAAGCACCACACCACGGTGGGGTCGCACGTGCGGACCGGTTCGGACAACATGTTTGTGGCTCCTGTCACGGTCGGGGACGGTGCCTACACCGCCGCCGGGTCCGTGATCACCAAGGACGTGCCGGCCGGTTCGCTGGCCGTCGCCCGGGGCCAGCAGCGGAATATCGAGGGCTGGGTGGCCCGCAAGCGTCCGGGGAGCGCGGCCGCGAAGGCGGCGGAGGCAGCGTCCCGGGAACCGGCCGGCGAAAGCTGA
- a CDS encoding cellulose-binding protein — MSSSGASSSPHGFVTVRGRGYRPEQVEAFAAGLSRERDGAWERAARLTVLAKDMEVQAEHLRDVVSRLAPQTYETLGERARQILALAETEAAALHAVADADAQRMTDEAEADARAAADAARGYADRVGAAVDEWAERRLLADRATADEERVGARRDVKEWRGEALAVLREMRQRTEGILADQEKEHAERWEAAERQIAERESAEQAREAELVAAAQARLGEAERALAEAAESARHGQEDAEARGAEVIAEATLREERIARETERVLREHGEEWDEVRAHMDHVRSSLAALTGRAPVEDTP, encoded by the coding sequence ATGAGCAGCAGCGGTGCATCGTCGTCGCCGCACGGCTTCGTCACCGTGCGGGGTCGTGGCTACCGTCCCGAGCAGGTGGAGGCGTTCGCCGCCGGTCTTTCCCGGGAGCGGGACGGGGCGTGGGAGCGCGCCGCCCGGCTGACCGTCCTGGCCAAGGACATGGAGGTGCAGGCCGAGCACCTGCGCGACGTGGTGTCGCGGCTCGCCCCCCAGACGTACGAGACCCTCGGCGAGCGGGCCCGGCAGATCCTGGCGCTCGCCGAGACGGAGGCGGCCGCCCTGCACGCCGTTGCCGACGCCGACGCACAGCGCATGACGGACGAGGCGGAGGCCGACGCGCGCGCGGCCGCGGATGCCGCGCGCGGGTACGCCGACCGGGTGGGCGCCGCCGTCGACGAGTGGGCGGAGCGGCGGCTGCTCGCGGACCGCGCCACCGCGGACGAGGAGCGCGTCGGGGCCCGGCGTGACGTGAAGGAGTGGCGCGGTGAGGCGCTCGCCGTGCTGCGCGAGATGCGGCAGCGCACCGAGGGCATCCTCGCCGACCAGGAGAAGGAGCACGCCGAGCGCTGGGAGGCCGCCGAGCGGCAGATCGCCGAGCGCGAGTCCGCTGAGCAGGCCCGCGAGGCGGAGCTCGTCGCGGCGGCGCAGGCGCGGCTCGGCGAGGCGGAGCGGGCCCTCGCGGAGGCGGCGGAGTCGGCGCGGCACGGCCAGGAGGACGCCGAGGCGCGCGGCGCGGAGGTGATCGCGGAGGCGACGTTGCGGGAGGAGCGGATTGCTCGTGAGACGGAGCGGGTGCTTCGTGAGCACGGTGAGGAGTGGGATGAGGTGCGGGCTCACATGGATCACGTACGCAGCAGTCTTGCGGCCCTGACGGGCCGGGCGCCGGTGGAGGACACCCCGTGA
- a CDS encoding sensor histidine kinase, translated as MTTTGDDRTTAMTGPWWWERWRGAALDAGLALASAAECGAEGVEFSGDAGLPTPVGVVFGVLAGSALLFRRRWPIAVVLISIAITPAQMGVLLTVVGLYTLAASELPRRITGALAGMSMAGTLIVALVRTSQDMANDAGSPAIGSEFVPFFAVTAAIGVTAPPVLLGLYVGARRRLVEGMRERADSLERELQLLAERAEERAEWARNEERTRIAREMHDVVAHRVSLMVVHAAALQAVARKDPEKAVKNAALVGDMGRQALTELREMLGVLRTGDGTQNAKPVKPAEPVPLAAVGHAAAAAASRAVDEEGPSLADLDELVGQSRAAGMAVDLSVEGESRDYAGDVEQTAYRVVQEALTNVHKHAAGAKTHVRLAHRTSEIAMQVENEPPPEPDEAADARLPSGGNGLVGMKERVMALGGVFVSGPTDGGGFRVSAVLPAAAQAAP; from the coding sequence ATGACCACGACGGGGGACGACCGCACCACGGCCATGACCGGGCCGTGGTGGTGGGAGAGGTGGCGCGGCGCCGCGCTGGACGCGGGGCTCGCGCTGGCGTCCGCGGCGGAGTGCGGGGCCGAGGGCGTGGAGTTCAGCGGGGACGCGGGACTGCCGACGCCGGTGGGGGTCGTGTTCGGTGTGCTCGCGGGTTCGGCGCTGCTGTTCCGGCGCCGCTGGCCCATCGCCGTCGTCCTCATATCGATCGCGATCACGCCCGCGCAGATGGGCGTCCTGCTGACCGTCGTCGGGCTCTACACCCTGGCCGCCTCCGAGCTGCCGCGCCGCATCACCGGCGCGCTGGCCGGGATGTCCATGGCGGGGACGCTGATCGTGGCCCTGGTGCGGACCAGCCAGGACATGGCCAACGACGCGGGGTCGCCCGCCATCGGCAGCGAGTTCGTGCCGTTCTTCGCGGTGACCGCCGCGATCGGGGTGACCGCGCCGCCGGTGCTTCTCGGTCTGTACGTGGGCGCGCGGCGCCGTCTGGTGGAGGGCATGCGGGAGCGTGCGGACAGCCTGGAGCGCGAGCTCCAGCTGCTCGCGGAGCGCGCGGAGGAGCGCGCCGAGTGGGCGAGGAACGAGGAGCGCACGCGGATCGCCCGCGAGATGCACGACGTGGTCGCGCACCGGGTGAGCCTGATGGTCGTGCACGCGGCGGCGCTCCAGGCTGTCGCCCGCAAGGACCCGGAGAAGGCCGTCAAGAACGCCGCGCTCGTCGGCGACATGGGCCGCCAGGCGCTGACGGAGCTGCGCGAGATGCTCGGGGTGCTGCGCACCGGCGACGGCACGCAGAACGCCAAGCCGGTCAAGCCCGCCGAGCCGGTGCCGCTGGCCGCCGTGGGGCACGCCGCCGCGGCGGCCGCCTCCCGCGCGGTGGACGAGGAAGGCCCCTCCCTCGCCGATCTCGACGAGCTGGTGGGCCAGTCGCGGGCCGCGGGCATGGCGGTCGACCTGTCGGTGGAGGGCGAGTCGCGCGACTACGCGGGCGACGTCGAGCAGACCGCGTACCGCGTCGTGCAGGAGGCGCTGACGAACGTGCACAAGCACGCGGCGGGCGCCAAGACCCACGTCCGCCTCGCGCACCGCACGTCGGAGATCGCCATGCAGGTGGAGAACGAGCCGCCCCCCGAGCCGGACGAGGCGGCCGACGCCCGCCTGCCCAGCGGCGGCAACGGTCTGGTGGGCATGAAGGAGCGGGTCATGGCACTGGGCGGCGTGTTCGTGTCGGGCCCGACGGACGGAGGCGGCTTCCGAGTCTCGGCGGTACTCCCGGCGGCCGCGCAGGCCGCCCCATAA
- a CDS encoding SUKH-3 domain-containing protein yields MHADHTATTAAAATGGSTRFPVPVDAALRAAGWRPGRWDIKQAEIWADVLRRHTSPAGHRHAVFPAAVEAWAEFGGLHITPQGPGRQIAPATVHLDPMYGLHLARTFGDLGRALDSEVCPIGEETETQALLAVDAEGRVYSLDHSGDWFLGPSIDQALATLVTGAQPIRLTAGSAVL; encoded by the coding sequence ATGCACGCCGACCACACCGCCACGACGGCCGCAGCGGCCACCGGCGGCAGCACCCGCTTCCCCGTCCCCGTCGACGCCGCCCTGCGCGCGGCGGGCTGGCGGCCGGGGCGCTGGGACATCAAGCAGGCCGAGATCTGGGCGGACGTACTGCGCCGCCACACCTCGCCCGCGGGGCACCGGCACGCCGTCTTCCCCGCGGCCGTCGAGGCGTGGGCGGAGTTCGGCGGACTGCACATCACCCCGCAGGGGCCCGGCCGCCAGATAGCTCCGGCCACCGTGCACCTCGACCCGATGTACGGCCTCCATCTGGCCCGCACCTTCGGTGACCTGGGCCGTGCCCTGGACTCCGAGGTGTGCCCCATCGGCGAGGAGACGGAGACGCAGGCGCTGCTCGCCGTCGACGCGGAGGGCCGCGTCTACAGTCTCGACCACAGCGGCGACTGGTTCCTCGGCCCCAGCATCGACCAGGCGCTGGCGACGTTGGTCACGGGGGCGCAGCCGATTCGCCTTACGGCGGGGTCAGCGGTTCTCTGA
- a CDS encoding SUKH-4 family immunity protein, translated as MVTFAQAQERAEEWINGDVPGYQHRAVRVREFDLGFVVWAEDRENGPVSDGGSQRLVIARDSGEATLWPGLPVGEVIRRYEEEYGLPDAAPEDTTPAPPPERVDLNQTSFLLSPPEWLQEAADKLGIPDRRSGSAASPDSAASSDSAASSDSASGSEPAAPDAGTPWPAAPAVDEGLAPTSPGTPAGATPWAGTDTNADDGEDLSVPAPATVFAPPLVVEDDEEQPRPSVAPEAKTALMHGGSQLPKTALAPALGGAPAAPGAGASGAPEGPGGSNAPQPPAGSPPPQPPAGSPAPPPSDASAYGYPQGPGASTPAPPPPDSSAYGYPQGPGGSNAPQPPAGSPPPQPPAGSPAPPPSDASAYGYPQGPGGSNAPQASGSATPPPPSPPGVPGVPPGSTPPPSGPGAPGTPAGGYVPTQLVSSLGPDGPKPPAAPGAPQPPGSPGTPPGGVHHAATMLADPSLGGPGGIKPPGAPGAPGAPQPPGPPGPPGAPGAPGAPQPPGPPGVPGAPPGGVHHAATMLADPSLGGPGGIKPPGAPGAPGAPGAPQPPGPPGTPGAPPPGSTPPPGGGVHHAATMLAGPAVGGPGAPGMPPPPAPGPQGPGGGQPYGYPQPPVGQPTVGPGYQAVLRYRAADGSEQQVIRRSAPGTPHPEWQILHELHGMNVPPQQVLELHTELESCELPGAYCARMIRETWPQARITSIAPYGTDHASRQGGMQQLLAHQGELHQVADGPARPAPVRAPLQQLPPAPAIPPEGIAQELAAAFGPGIFRFDQRAVSRQGVPDIVAHVLVVAGLPVDFGPFFWAQAQPGRPVPTLAELAQERGVQAASDAGSYLVMGSDFGRALCVQYGTANIVAVPVEAGAGGAPVPPQFVNTGLPEFARCMALLGRMWRLRFGLNQEQAGRWTVDFQNQLAALDAAALASPESWWSVLLEQMWDGLL; from the coding sequence ATGGTGACCTTCGCGCAGGCGCAGGAGCGCGCCGAGGAGTGGATCAACGGCGACGTGCCCGGCTACCAGCACCGTGCGGTGCGGGTACGGGAGTTCGACCTCGGCTTCGTCGTCTGGGCCGAGGACCGCGAGAACGGTCCGGTGTCCGACGGCGGCAGCCAGCGGCTCGTCATCGCGCGCGACAGCGGCGAGGCGACGCTGTGGCCCGGCCTTCCGGTGGGCGAGGTGATCCGCAGGTACGAGGAGGAGTACGGCCTGCCGGACGCGGCGCCCGAGGACACGACCCCCGCGCCGCCGCCGGAACGGGTGGATCTGAACCAGACGTCGTTCCTGCTGAGCCCTCCGGAGTGGCTCCAGGAGGCGGCGGACAAGCTCGGCATCCCCGACCGGCGCTCGGGCTCCGCGGCCTCTCCGGACTCCGCGGCCTCCTCGGACTCCGCGGCCTCCTCGGACTCCGCGTCCGGATCGGAACCCGCCGCTCCCGACGCCGGTACGCCGTGGCCCGCCGCGCCCGCGGTCGACGAGGGCCTGGCCCCGACGTCGCCCGGCACGCCCGCGGGGGCGACCCCGTGGGCCGGTACGGACACCAACGCCGACGACGGCGAGGACCTCTCGGTACCCGCGCCCGCGACGGTGTTCGCGCCGCCGCTGGTCGTCGAGGACGACGAGGAGCAGCCGAGGCCGAGCGTGGCGCCGGAGGCCAAGACGGCCCTGATGCACGGGGGCAGCCAGCTCCCGAAGACGGCGCTGGCCCCGGCGCTCGGCGGCGCGCCCGCCGCTCCGGGCGCGGGCGCGTCTGGCGCGCCGGAGGGCCCGGGTGGGTCCAACGCGCCGCAGCCGCCCGCGGGTTCGCCGCCCCCGCAGCCGCCTGCCGGGTCGCCCGCGCCGCCGCCGTCGGACGCTTCGGCGTACGGCTATCCGCAGGGCCCTGGTGCGTCCACCCCGGCTCCGCCGCCGCCGGACTCCTCGGCGTACGGCTACCCGCAGGGCCCCGGTGGGTCCAACGCGCCGCAGCCGCCTGCCGGTTCGCCGCCCCCGCAGCCGCCTGCCGGGTCGCCCGCGCCGCCGCCGTCGGACGCTTCGGCGTACGGCTACCCGCAGGGCCCCGGTGGGTCCAACGCGCCGCAGGCTTCCGGTTCCGCCACGCCCCCGCCGCCCAGCCCGCCGGGTGTCCCCGGCGTGCCTCCGGGGAGTACGCCGCCGCCTTCCGGTCCCGGTGCGCCGGGCACGCCCGCGGGCGGGTACGTCCCGACGCAGCTCGTCTCGTCGCTCGGCCCCGACGGGCCCAAGCCGCCCGCGGCCCCTGGTGCTCCGCAGCCTCCCGGCTCGCCCGGGACGCCGCCGGGTGGCGTGCACCATGCCGCGACGATGCTGGCCGACCCGAGCCTGGGCGGTCCCGGTGGGATAAAGCCTCCCGGTGCTCCGGGCGCTCCCGGTGCGCCGCAGCCGCCCGGTCCGCCCGGTCCGCCTGGTGCTCCCGGCGCCCCTGGTGCGCCGCAGCCTCCTGGCCCGCCCGGTGTGCCGGGTGCGCCGCCCGGTGGTGTGCACCACGCCGCGACCATGCTGGCCGACCCGAGCCTGGGCGGTCCCGGTGGGATAAAGCCCCCCGGGGCTCCTGGTGCGCCCGGCGCCCCTGGCGCACCTCAGCCGCCCGGCCCGCCCGGAACTCCCGGTGCCCCGCCGCCCGGCAGCACCCCGCCCCCCGGCGGGGGTGTCCACCACGCCGCGACCATGCTGGCGGGGCCCGCGGTCGGCGGTCCTGGTGCGCCCGGCATGCCGCCGCCGCCCGCGCCGGGGCCCCAGGGGCCCGGCGGCGGTCAGCCGTACGGCTATCCGCAGCCGCCCGTCGGGCAGCCCACCGTCGGACCCGGCTACCAGGCCGTCCTTCGCTACCGCGCGGCCGACGGCTCCGAGCAGCAGGTCATCCGCCGCTCGGCGCCCGGTACTCCGCACCCGGAGTGGCAGATCCTGCACGAGCTGCACGGCATGAACGTGCCGCCGCAGCAGGTGCTCGAACTCCACACCGAGCTGGAGTCCTGCGAGCTGCCGGGCGCGTACTGCGCCCGCATGATCCGCGAGACCTGGCCGCAGGCGCGGATCACGTCCATCGCGCCGTACGGCACCGACCACGCGTCCCGTCAGGGTGGCATGCAGCAACTCCTCGCCCACCAGGGCGAGTTGCACCAGGTGGCGGACGGGCCCGCGCGCCCGGCGCCGGTGCGCGCGCCGTTGCAGCAGCTGCCGCCCGCCCCGGCGATCCCGCCGGAGGGCATCGCACAGGAGCTGGCCGCGGCGTTCGGGCCCGGCATCTTCCGCTTCGACCAGCGCGCGGTGTCCCGGCAGGGCGTGCCGGACATCGTGGCGCACGTCCTCGTGGTGGCGGGTCTGCCCGTCGACTTCGGCCCGTTCTTCTGGGCGCAGGCCCAGCCGGGGCGGCCCGTGCCGACGCTGGCGGAGCTGGCGCAGGAGCGGGGGGTGCAGGCGGCCTCCGACGCGGGCTCGTACCTGGTCATGGGCAGCGACTTCGGGCGTGCGCTCTGTGTCCAGTACGGGACGGCGAACATCGTTGCCGTGCCGGTGGAGGCGGGGGCCGGCGGGGCGCCGGTGCCGCCGCAGTTCGTGAACACGGGGTTGCCCGAGTTCGCGCGCTGTATGGCTCTGTTGGGGCGGATGTGGCGTCTGCGGTTCGGTCTCAATCAGGAGCAGGCCGGGCGGTGGACTGTGGACTTCCAGAATCAGTTGGCCGCGCTTGACGCTGCCGCTTTGGCTTCGCCGGAGAGTTGGTGGTCTGTGCTTCTTGAGCAGATGTGGGACGGGTTGTTGTAG
- a CDS encoding YwqJ-related putative deaminase, with translation MHTAQSGMSGHTSATGAGGGPAAAVPDDPRAGEPGTHHGDPRAGGDPRVGWSATAAHAPVLRQRRDGILPTVAAALSVRGQTTLTCTAGRGEEPPALHPLVQDFLDTLTSGQRERFTGRCAEAILISRHLTAADASRSKRASRKPMTNGEARKALKHAKLTTRRIREDGDPLHGGFARPCRSCTALTSHFGVRVVDPTANEA, from the coding sequence ATGCACACGGCACAGAGCGGCATGTCCGGGCACACGTCGGCCACCGGGGCGGGCGGCGGCCCCGCCGCGGCGGTCCCTGACGACCCGCGCGCCGGGGAGCCGGGCACCCACCACGGCGACCCGCGCGCCGGCGGCGATCCCCGCGTCGGGTGGAGCGCCACCGCCGCCCACGCGCCTGTCCTGCGCCAGCGCCGCGACGGCATCCTGCCGACCGTCGCGGCCGCCCTCTCCGTACGCGGCCAGACCACCCTCACGTGCACCGCGGGCCGCGGTGAGGAGCCGCCCGCGCTGCACCCGCTGGTCCAGGACTTCCTGGACACCCTCACCAGCGGTCAGCGCGAACGCTTCACCGGGCGCTGCGCCGAGGCGATCCTCATCTCCCGCCACCTCACGGCGGCCGACGCAAGCCGTTCCAAACGGGCCTCGCGCAAGCCCATGACCAACGGCGAGGCACGCAAGGCGCTCAAACACGCCAAGCTCACCACCCGCCGCATCCGCGAGGACGGCGACCCGCTGCACGGCGGCTTCGCCCGTCCCTGCCGCTCCTGTACGGCCCTCACCTCGCACTTCGGCGTACGCGTAGTGGATCCGACGGCGAACGAGGCCTGA